From the Kazachstania africana CBS 2517 chromosome 12, complete genome genome, the window TACTCAGCAGACTAAAAAAGTTCATTATTCTCACAATTACAATATACTGAAAAGCTACAAGACTATTCATAACATTGAAGTACACAATGGGTGAAGAACACAAACCACTATTAGATGCTTCAGGAGCTGTGCCAGTTCCTGAAGATTCCACAGCCACGGCTATCctaagaagaaagaaaaaggataataatttattagtTGATGATGCCACTAACGACGATAACTCTGTTATAGCCATTAATTCAAATACTATGGATAAATTAGAATTGTTCCGTGGTGACACTGTCTTAGTGAAAGGTAAGAAGAGAAAGGATACCGTTCTTATTGTATTGATTGAcgatgaattagaagatggTGCATGTAGAATTAATCGTGTTGTTAGAAACAACCTTCGTATAAGATTGGGTGATTTAGTTACCATTCATCCATGTCCTGATATCAAATATGCCACTAGAATTTCTGTTTTACCAATTGCTGATACCATTGAAGGTTTGACAGGcaatttatttgatgtCTTTTTAAAACCTTATTTTGTTGAAGCTTACAGACCAGTCAGGAAAGGTGACCATTTCATCGTTAGAGGTGGTATGAGACAAGTAGAATTCAAAGTTGTAGACGTGGAACCTGATGAATATGCCGTTGTCGCTCAAGATACTGTCATTCACTGGGAAGGGGAACCAATCAACAGagaggatgaagaaaattttatgaatGAAGTTGGTTACGATGATATTGGTGGATGTCGTAAACAAATGGCACAAATTAGAGAAATGGTAGAATTACCTTTAAGACATCCACAGTTGTTTAAAGCCATTGGTATTAAACCACCAAGAGGTGTTCTTATGTACGGTCCTCCAGGTACTGGTAAGACTTTAATGGCTAGAGCTGTTGCAAATGAAACAGgtgcattttttttcttaatcaATGGTCCAGAAGTTATGTCTAAAATGGCTGGTGAATCAGAATCGAATTTAAGAAaagcttttgaagaagctgaaaaaaatgcacCAGCAATTATCTTTatagatgaaattgattccATCGCTCCAAAGAGAGATAAGACTAATGGTGAAGTCGAAAGAAGGGTTGTCTCACAATTATTAACTTTGATGGATGGTATGAAAGCTAGATCTAATGTTGTTGTTATAGCCGCCACTAACAGACCAAACTCCATCGATCCTGCCTTAAGAAGATTCGGTAGATTTGATCGTGAAGTTGATATTGGTATTCCAGATGCCACTGGTAGATTAGAAATTTTACGTATTCACACTAAAAACATGAAGTTAGCTGATGACGTCGATTTAGAAACTTTAGCTGCCGAAACTCATGGTTATGTTGGTGCTGATGTTGCTTCTTTATGTTCAGAGGCTGCCATGCAACAAATTCGTGAGAAAATGGATTTGATCgatttagaagaagatgaaattgatgctGAAGTTTTAGATTCCTTAGGTGTTACTATGGACAATTTTAGATTTGCCTTAGGTAACTCCAATCCATCTGCATTACGTGAAACCGTTGTCGAAAGTGTTAATGTCACTTGGGATGACGTTGGTGGTTTGGACGATATTAAGgaagaattaaaagaaaCTGTCGAATACCCAGTCTTACATCCAGATCAATACACAAAATTCGGTTTATCTCCTTCAAAGGGTGTTTTGTTCTATGGTCCACCTGGTACGGGTAAGACCTTATTAGCTAAAGCTGTCGCCACTGAAGTTTCAGCAAATTTCATCTCCGTTAAGGGTCCAGAATTATTAAGTATGTGGTACGGTGAATCTGAATCTAATATTCGtgacatttttgataaGGCTAGAGCTGCTGCTCCAACTGTCGTCTTTttagatgaattagatTCTATTGCTAAAGCAAGAGGTGGTTCTTTAGGCGATGCTGGTGGTGCTTCAGATAGAGTTGTTAATCAATTATTAACTGAAATGGATGGTATGAATGCTAAGAAGAATGTTTTCGTCATTGGTGCCACAAATAGACCAGATCAAATCGATCCGGCTATTTTAAGACCAGGTAGATTAGATCAATTGATTTACGTCCCATTACCTGATGAACCAGCTAGATTATCTATCTTAAATGCTCAATTAAGAAACACACCACTTGAACCAGGTCTTGATTTGAGTGCCATTTCTAAAGCTACACAAGGTTTCTCAGGTGCTGATTTATCATACATTGTTCAAAGAGCAGCTAAGTATGCTATCAAAGATTCTATTGAAGCTCACAGATTGAGTGAAGCAACCAAGGTCaagaatgaagaagatgttgAAATGGCTGACAATGATAATGTTAAGGAAGAACCACAAGAAGATCCAGTTCCATATATTACTAAAGAACATTTCGCCGAAGCAATGAAGACTGCCAAACGTTCTGTCTCAGATTCTGAATTACGTCGTTATGAAGCTTACTCCCAACAAATGAAGGCTTCAAGAGGGCAATTCAGTAATTTCAACTTTACTGAGTCTGGTACTGACTCTAATGCCCCTAATAATGCCTCATCAGGTGCTGCTTTCGGTGGTGATAATGAAGAGGATGATGACTTATACAGTTAGTTGAGTTGGTCTATTTAAAagaagtatatatatattgttcATAAATAGTattctaaaaaaatttcttatatataaagaacGTTTCTGTTaatttggaatattttcCTCTTGAATATTTGCTAGTTGTCATGAGTAGTTAATGATATGCATATGAAATTGTATGTTTTGCGGTACTGGCTAAAGAACGTTTAATTGCCctataatttgaatatagaATGCCACCCCATACGtttaatctttttaatGAGGTTTTTTTCATTGCCATATTCTAGCTTTAGGTCTTTCATCGGGTGATCCGTTCTGCTTCTTATCATTTGTTTCACTTCAACTGATCCTATTAAGctgtttcttctttttgcGAAAACCTCAGTATAGATTGGAACAAATTCATTTGGAATTCCTTTTTTAGCAGGTGAAGATTCCAATGATGAGGAGCATAAAGTCTCCTCACTTGAGCTTGGTGACAATGCTAGCGAATTGGCTTGCCTTACAAAGTTATCATACCTTTGTTCTTTGTTGAGGCACAACATATTCTGAGGAATACATTTCACACTGTTTCTTGCAAGGAATCGTTGGAGGCTCTTAGTTAGCTCCTCGACTTTTATCGTGACATCCcaattaaaatatttcaataactccctttcaattttgtttatttctCTGACACTAATCAAACCGTCACAATGCTGCGACCAGTATTTATTTGTTGGAGAGCAATCGTTTAAAGTCTTTGCAGAGAGTATCAAACAGCCCAAGAATATTCGATGTCTTGTTGTTTCCATACCACTTACATTGCGGGGCAGGATTTCTTTTagtttattcaaaaatacaGTAGTTGACATTAAAGTTGAGGTATTGACACGAGATCTGATAACCAAATTGCatataaaatcatttaGAGTAGGCAGTTGGGAACTGGACCCATTAGTATTTTTGACTGTAACAAGTGCTTTTGTCCTGTCTTCCAAATACTTAATCATATCTTGAGATATAGGATACTGACTAAATCTTAACAGAGCCTCGTAATCTGACATCATGACCTGATTACGCTTTTCCACACGGCTTTTGAACTCTGATTATTCGTATTATGAAGAAACAAGAGTCTACTGAATTTAGCTTTATATAGTTCagatatttgaatatagtCGATCTGTAGTACTGAGATGACGCTATATAACAATAAGCTTGCTCGGGGGGAACTTGCCATCTTTATTTTAACGAGAGTGATCTCGTGCAAGTCCAATGCACAAGCACATTAAGATTTAAGATCATTGAAGCAATACTACAGGATCGATGCTTTGAGCTGGCACCATCGGATTAACTTTCTTTGTTTTACTTGCTTTGAAGTGCTGacatcattcaattttctattttgCTTAGCCAGCATTTCCGCGAAGAGTAGTAGTGTCAGCCATCCGAAATTTAAAAAACATTTAACTAAACTAAATGTAAAATTACATTGCAACGATCTAGAAAATGACTCTGACAGCAGAAGGAATCTTTCAAGGTGCCTGAATTAGAGATTACTCTTATATTAAGCTAAGAgtataataaatatataatagtgagaaaatatttcataACTTGTTTAAAACGTCAATATCTGGGTAGTAATAGAATGCCATAGCAATCAATAAATACATGGATAGAGACATAACACCTTCTAACCAGTTAGACTCCCCATCTAAAACCAGATAGTTTGATAAAAAGACAGAAATAAATAGTGTGGCTGTCTCGAACGTTGAAAAGTTTAATGTCATTGGAACATCAATGAGCCAACCAACAAGTACCATAAACGGCGTCACAAATAATGCTATTTGCAAAGAGGACCCAATGGCAACACCTATAGCCAGATCCatcttatttttcataGCAACCATGACAGAAGTGACATGTTCTGCCGCATTACCAACAATTGGGATGACAATTAAACCGATAAATGTCTTGGACAAACCACTCGATGCAACTACAGAGTCAATAGCACCAACTAAATAATCTGCACAAATAGATACTAAAATAGTGGCTGCAagtaaaaatgaaatagaGGAATTTCTACTCAGGCTATGTTCCGGTTTAGTAGAATATTGAccaacaatttcttctgtCTCTTCATTCTGCTGTTCAAACATAACATGGTGTGTACGTAATtggaaaaacaaaaataagaCGTAtacaatcaataaaattatgGACGTTCCTCTGCTTAAGGACAAGATTTTCTCGTCAATCAACTTATCGAAATGACCTTCTGGCAAAGTAGCCTTAAACGCAGCAGGAATCAATAAGGAAGCACATGATATAGCTAAAAGCGAGGACATAGTTTGTGCGGCAGTTTGATTGAAAGTCTGTTGCACTCTGTTGTAACCACCACAGACGAAACAGAAACCTAGTACTAGTAACAAATTTGACAACAAACTACCTAACATTGAAGCTTGAACAATTCTTACTTGACCTCCTTTCAAAGCGATTACCGATACAATCAACTCAACAGCGTTACCAAAAGTTGCATTTAATAGTCCACCGACAGTACTACCTGCCTTCTCAGCGAGTTCCTCAGTAGCATAGGCCAATATAGCAGCAAGTGGAACAATAGctaagaaattgaagataaagacCCATGTATGAGAAAATTCCATAACCCCCCAGAATATCCCCAGTGGCACAAAAATCagcaaaatatttaatggTGAAGAATAAATAACATACTGTAAATCTACTTTGGCTGCTTCATATTTGGATggattttcattatttgaatctaTAGAATAACGTGCATCTGCCGTTAATAATGGTGTTCTAGCATCCATCATTAGGAATATACCTTGAACAATGAGCAATTAcagatgaattagaaatgGTTGCCTATCTTGAAGACGACCttgaatattgaaataatccGTGAAGTTCAAccttatttattattgaacaCGGATATTTCAACTTGCGGCATCGCctaattcaatttttttcatctcaCAGTTCTCATGGCCAAATCCGTAAATATAGacatataaatatgaagaaagaatGTAGTTGAATATATCATGATTTATGTATGGTATTTAGAATTTTAGATGCAGATTAATACAGAATGGAATGACCTCTTGCtatttatttgtttttttttgttttacaCGATAATGCTACAGAGTATGCCCGTAATAAGGACGAGCAAACTCCAAAAGAACGTCGAAAGTATGATAAATGCATCATTCCCTGATAGATCCTTCCAAAGATCAGTAATATATCTTAGGAATGCTTTAAGGGTCCATTTGGTCGGTGTTACAATTGATGTAGTGTTCACCCTATCGTAGTAGATAAGAGAATCATTAAGAAAGATAGGTGAATCAGGAATTGTATAAGGAAATGGAGGTTGTGTAGGGCCTGTTACTTCATTAGGCTTTCTAAACTGTTGGAGTTTGTTGATATCTGTATAGCAactgaaatatttttgtaaaaaattattttgataGAGACTTGTCGTAGTTAGATGTCCATTGTACCATTCATCAATGTCATTCCAGAATAAGGCAATTATATTTACCAGACAATTTATTGTCGTGAAAGGTACTACAACACACAGTAAGTAATAAGTAATTGTTCTTGTGCCAAAATAGTTGACAGGTTTAGTGAATAACACGTCATGTTTTGGAACATAGATGAAATACATTGAAAGTATTAAAGATTCTCCTACCAGCAGCATTATGTTACTCACTAGAATGAAAAGTACAAAGAGATAATGTACTAAAAGATCTCTTGCTGATGTAGCTTCATAAAATCTTCTCAATGAAGTATTATTCTCATCATATTGGATCCAAACAAAACCCTTATCCTTGTACAGAATAGGATCCCTTTGGGGCTGTTTGATGTTATTAGCCTCGAGGATAGATGATGTCAACCTTAAGGAATTATCTGACGGATCCACTATCAATATTTTACCCTCTTCATTTGTCTTGGTTGTTGTCGtttcatttcttaaatcatcaatacTGCCATATTTAGaatgatattttgttaAATCTGATGAGTAaacatttgatgaaattgaagatgagACTCTTCGTACCCCTACACATTTCGACAGTGTAATATTTTGTCTATTGATGGAATTTGGGCTATGatttgtattattatgatCAGTGACTGAAATACGAGAGGAATTTGATGGGATCTCTAGGAAAGTTGAAAGATTAGACATTATTGAGATGGAAAATTCCCCTAATGACCATGCAATACCAAATAAGAATGATTGTCTCGGTATAATTTGCCAAACGGAGGAATTGTGATCGAGGTGATGATTAAAAGAAGGGTCAATTGTATTTTGGACCTGAGGGTATGCTAAACCAATCAATATGCAGAATAGAAACCAATCATTTATGAAGAAATCGAGAAAGAGATTACTCAAAATGTAACTGcctttgatatttattatgaatcttttaaagaatatgaaaacGTAAGGCGAAAAGACTCCCAATAGTATGGTTCTAAAATAGTCCTGAGCATCTGGTTTGAACATCTGTGGCTCATCTCTGTATTCTGAGGCAAgcaattttgaaaacaaatAGAAAATTACATAGATCAGGAAACAGAGGGTTACTGTGGATATACGAACGTAGGGTTTATTGGAACATAGTAAAGGCATGTAATACGTAGCAGCATGGTTTATTCGAGTCATTGATTGGACGATTCCTAATGACAGAGTGTGTTTTAAGAGgtgtaatttttcttctacttCTAAAATTAGGCCCTTGAAAATGTTTTCATTATATATCCGGAGGTTAGAAAGAGATATATTCATTACGccattttttcaagctCATCTGATTTTCGAAATATTGTGGATGTTACAAGATAtgcaaatatatatactgaaaatattcttgaaacGTTTAATGATTATTAAATGATGTGTGGAAAAagtatataataaaaagaaggcttaaaatttgacaaaaagttgataataattacaaaattttgaactcCTTAATCGAATAAACCGAAACCCATGTCAGCGTCggattcttcttcttcttcttcagcagCTTCTTCAGCAGCTTCACCGGCAGCAGCACCGGAGGCAGCGGCACCAGCGGCACCAGCAGAGGCGACTGGACCAGCGTTGTGGAAACCAGATAAGATTTCCTTTAAGTCCTTACCTTCTAAAGCCTTAGCGTAAACATCAGCCCAGACCTatacaaaataatgatgataacaTCATAAATGTTAGTAAAACGATTGCTTGTTCGGAATTTGTGAAAACACCTTAATAACCTTTAAATTTCATATATTTTCGATTTCTAAGTTTATTGCATttaattcaattgattatTGCACTCTTTGAAAGGTGGAAAGgaatcttcaaatgataaattgttCATCAAATTATACATACGTTGTCAACGGAGGCACCAGCAGCCTTGGTGACAGCTAATAAGTTGTCAGCGGTGACTTCTAAACCGGCATCAGCTAAGATAAAAGCAGCGTAAGAGATGATAGCGTCAGACATCTTTGTTATTGTAGTATTATTTGATCTAACTCTTCTTCTACCATGTAAATGACGATCTCcttatattttgatatatacTAATATAACCCGTATCTTACCACAGTAAGCTTCGCTGGGCTAAGCTAAGCCTGAGCTAACGCATGGCGAACTCACTCTGGCCGATATGCCATCGAGATTGTGAGTGAGACTGGATTCCACACCGCGCGTCTGCCTACCACCGAGCAGCTAGACAGACTCAGGTCCGCTTAGCGAATTGGCTCCCGCTCCATCTCAAACCCGAGGCGGGAGCCTGAGGGCATTAGCTACCCCAACATGAACTTCTCTGCCAAAACTATTATTCGTAGCCCG encodes:
- the CDC48 gene encoding AAA family ATPase CDC48 (similar to Saccharomyces cerevisiae CDC48 (YDL126C); ancestral locus Anc_7.288), which gives rise to MGEEHKPLLDASGAVPVPEDSTATAILRRKKKDNNLLVDDATNDDNSVIAINSNTMDKLELFRGDTVLVKGKKRKDTVLIVLIDDELEDGACRINRVVRNNLRIRLGDLVTIHPCPDIKYATRISVLPIADTIEGLTGNLFDVFLKPYFVEAYRPVRKGDHFIVRGGMRQVEFKVVDVEPDEYAVVAQDTVIHWEGEPINREDEENFMNEVGYDDIGGCRKQMAQIREMVELPLRHPQLFKAIGIKPPRGVLMYGPPGTGKTLMARAVANETGAFFFLINGPEVMSKMAGESESNLRKAFEEAEKNAPAIIFIDEIDSIAPKRDKTNGEVERRVVSQLLTLMDGMKARSNVVVIAATNRPNSIDPALRRFGRFDREVDIGIPDATGRLEILRIHTKNMKLADDVDLETLAAETHGYVGADVASLCSEAAMQQIREKMDLIDLEEDEIDAEVLDSLGVTMDNFRFALGNSNPSALRETVVESVNVTWDDVGGLDDIKEELKETVEYPVLHPDQYTKFGLSPSKGVLFYGPPGTGKTLLAKAVATEVSANFISVKGPELLSMWYGESESNIRDIFDKARAAAPTVVFLDELDSIAKARGGSLGDAGGASDRVVNQLLTEMDGMNAKKNVFVIGATNRPDQIDPAILRPGRLDQLIYVPLPDEPARLSILNAQLRNTPLEPGLDLSAISKATQGFSGADLSYIVQRAAKYAIKDSIEAHRLSEATKVKNEEDVEMADNDNVKEEPQEDPVPYITKEHFAEAMKTAKRSVSDSELRRYEAYSQQMKASRGQFSNFNFTESGTDSNAPNNASSGAAFGGDNEEDDDLYS
- the VCX1 gene encoding Vcx1p (similar to Saccharomyces cerevisiae VCX1 (YDL128W); ancestral locus Anc_7.290); this encodes MMDARTPLLTADARYSIDSNNENPSKYEAAKVDLQYVIYSSPLNILLIFVPLGIFWGVMEFSHTWVFIFNFLAIVPLAAILAYATEELAEKAGSTVGGLLNATFGNAVELIVSVIALKGGQVRIVQASMLGSLLSNLLLVLGFCFVCGGYNRVQQTFNQTAAQTMSSLLAISCASLLIPAAFKATLPEGHFDKLIDEKILSLSRGTSIILLIVYVLFLFFQLRTHHVMFEQQNEETEEIVGQYSTKPEHSLSRNSSISFLLAATILVSICADYLVGAIDSVVASSGLSKTFIGLIVIPIVGNAAEHVTSVMVAMKNKMDLAIGVAIGSSLQIALFVTPFMVLVGWLIDVPMTLNFSTFETATLFISVFLSNYLVLDGESNWLEGVMSLSMYLLIAMAFYYYPDIDVLNKL
- the RPP1B gene encoding ribosomal protein P1 beta (similar to Saccharomyces cerevisiae RPP1B (YDL130W); ancestral locus Anc_7.293) — its product is MSDAIISYAAFILADAGLEVTADNLLAVTKAAGASVDNVWADVYAKALEGKDLKEILSGFHNAGPVASAGAAGAAASGAAAGEAAEEAAEEEEEESDADMGFGLFD
- the AIT1 gene encoding Ait1p (similar to Saccharomyces cerevisiae YDL180W; ancestral locus Anc_7.291) encodes the protein MTRINHAATYYMPLLCSNKPYVRISTVTLCFLIYVIFYLFSKLLASEYRDEPQMFKPDAQDYFRTILLGVFSPYVFIFFKRFIINIKGSYILSNLFLDFFINDWFLFCILIGLAYPQVQNTIDPSFNHHLDHNSSVWQIIPRQSFLFGIAWSLGEFSISIMSNLSTFLEIPSNSSRISVTDHNNTNHSPNSINRQNITLSKCVGVRRVSSSISSNVYSSDLTKYHSKYGSIDDLRNETTTTKTNEEGKILIVDPSDNSLRLTSSILEANNIKQPQRDPILYKDKGFVWIQYDENNTSLRRFYEATSARDLLVHYLFVLFILVSNIMLLVGESLILSMYFIYVPKHDVLFTKPVNYFGTRTITYYLLCVVVPFTTINCLVNIIALFWNDIDEWYNGHLTTTSLYQNNFLQKYFSCYTDINKLQQFRKPNEVTGPTQPPFPYTIPDSPIFLNDSLIYYDRVNTTSIVTPTKWTLKAFLRYITDLWKDLSGNDAFIILSTFFWSLLVLITGILCSIIV
- the KAFR0L01200 gene encoding cyclin family protein (similar to Saccharomyces cerevisiae PCL9 (YDL179W) and PCL2 (YDL127W); ancestral locus Anc_7.289) is translated as MMSDYEALLRFSQYPISQDMIKYLEDRTKALVTVKNTNGSSSQLPTLNDFICNLVIRSRVNTSTLMSTTVFLNKLKEILPRNVSGMETTRHRIFLGCLILSAKTLNDCSPTNKYWSQHCDGLISVREINKIERELLKYFNWDVTIKVEELTKSLQRFLARNSVKCIPQNMLCLNKEQRYDNFVRQANSLALSPSSSEETLCSSSLESSPAKKGIPNEFVPIYTEVFAKRRNSLIGSVEVKQMIRSRTDHPMKDLKLEYGNEKNLIKKIKRMGWHSIFKL